A genomic window from Chrysoperla carnea chromosome 3, inChrCarn1.1, whole genome shotgun sequence includes:
- the LOC123296498 gene encoding E3 ubiquitin-protein ligase HECTD1 isoform X4: protein MADVDPETLLEWLNMGQGDERDMQLIALEQLCMLLLMSDNVDRCFESCPPRNFLPALCRIFLDECAPDSVLEVTARAITYYLDVSAECTRRIVAMEGAVRAICSRLAVAETASRTSRDLAEQCVKVLELICTREAGAVFDAGGLHCILSFIKDNGSRVHKDTLHSAMTVVTRLCGKLEPADASLLSCVRSLSTLLRHDDNYVAEGALRCFASVADRFTRRGVDPAPLAQHGLVDELLIRLSNAGGVNVGAGGTSGGNQGTPGKIAPPGATSSAPSNESKVTAASISTTISLLSTLCRGSPSITHDLLRSELPDAIEKALKGDERCALDCMRLVDLLLVLLFEGRRALGRPHIGTSNSMQLLPRLRRLDSAAEKTHRQLIDCIRSKDTDALIEAIDTGGIDVNFMDDVGQTLLNWASAFGTQEMVEFLCDRGADVNKGQRSSSLHYAACFGRPGIARVLLRHGANPDLRDEDGKTPLDKARERVDEGHREVATILQSPGEWMVASERSHKRSGSESETGEESGENNEPRGDPEMAPVYLRALLPVFCHAFQASMLGSVRRGSLGLIRKMVHYIQPNQLVELCSPESPTHTVATSLVEVIAVVLDNEMSYSWPCAVPLAPAPLTSQATPVVGPGLGLLVRSLRVRTLHDKLIVHGAPMEDEDGHLVVLSIISDLMAKAQDIFLDHFARLGVFSKVQALAGPLDSPEIKDSPEITIEDQNEASSTSAIGSLANQEDAKEILPGKAYHWRDWSICRGRDCLYVWSDAAALELSNGSNGWFRFILDGKLATMYSSGSPEGGTDSSGKGRNTDSLTTEENRGEFLEKLQRARAAVKPSGGSQPILSRIGSTRLVVGNWALTSRKEAELHIHNCDGQQQATILREDLPGFIFESNRGTKHSFTAETSLGPEFAGGWANKKGKRLRSKAEALKQKVHQEALNIYNTYFKVAQSQPRGVVAKLGNIVAQMERACQKQSQGGKIWKELLQEALYELRQLLHEEGVVSAYEMHSSGLVQALLALLSTNYWDHGLRSHKSNKYQKQRVQVFKECFSNETDSISILVHKLIAVLESIEKLPIYLYDTPGSGGYGLQILTRRLRFKLEKASGESTLIDRSGRSLKMEPLSTVAQLERYLLKMVAKQWYDFERGTFQFLKKLKESKYQQFHHQHDFDENGLIYFIGTNGKTSPEWVNPGQYGLVMITSSEGRNLPYGRLEDILSRDMSALNCHTNDDKRAWFAIDLGMYIIPTCYTLRHARGYGRSALRNWLFQMSRDSINWTTLYTHTDDITLNEPGSTGTWPIDIPADEKQGWRHVRIQQYGKNASGQTHYLSLSGFEIYGQVVSVCEDLGKVAKEVEANLRKQRRLLRTQMLKHIQPGAKVVRGIDWKWRDQDGSPPGEGTITSELHNGWVDITWDHGGSNSYRMGAEGSKSKENKEKQSVLTSRKSSSTPSLPDATENQIKTSVASTDQAASADNLAAKQAAEAIAESVLSVARAEAVVAVGSEGSQASNNQAELSVVVHALRDPHNDLSSINNSSISGDLATIVESLSLSDTKCSQQTNNHNILRKQSSMGGGTTVDDNKPHSSSNDGGKYSFASITSSNFNKRGNKISNSGSSSTTQQSITSHNFVEAVEALDKIRETGTTDLLRNNTNNFLSSEMLPSTVLKATTQPANSIGLMTTLTPSVRISMAGTGGSGGTTTEITDNNDEKSTRKPTRKFFTDSDENPDSKSARKFFTSPDIHSKDACDKEDVEITNSNNARNSSNCPIVVTNPMSVSVPNLTSTESTSQIEPSATAGLLETFAAMARRRTLGAVNSGTVSNVNANNVNNGMITNVSNNQNACGNTLFPRGPSSVSSLVRLALSSNFPSGLLSAAQSYPSLSSGNAATGVATVASSGGGGVGAQGSQAVGSLGQALTMSLTSTSSDSEQVSLEDFLESCRAPTLLAELDDDDEMGDDDENDDDENEDDADYEEVMVSRNLLSFMEEEGGSCYETRSGKRRSWDDEFVLRRSFSALIPAFDPRPGRTNVNQTTDLEIPSPGSEQMSDNAENELIPQPRLQLILRGPNLPGIPDVEIELSDSTWTIFKSVQELIQLAELGSKQEKLRRIWEPSYVIIYREIKDDNNENEEGRTTPVVTLFSRSGSGSVAGTTLSPGTPVPGTPSVSSCTVEDVLQLLRHLYVITTSSEVYSENLRSELLLNTTVSSSRDLSPEEFMSKKLTNKLLQQIQDPLVLSSSSLPTWCEELNQSCPFLFPFETRQLYFNCTAFGASRSIVWLQTQRDVTLERQRAPGLSPRRDDPHEFRVGRLKHERVKVPRGDDLFEWAFQVMKVHSDRKSILEVEFIGEEGTGLGPTLEFYALVAAEFQRRDLGMWICDDETDYMQQSIDLGEGTKPPGYYVRRSTGLFPAPLPQNSDICDNVIKYFWFLGVFLAKVLQDNRLVDLPLSHAFLKLMCHGEIRNNVNERIGLVSLRRDIEDDVMTSSLISEESEKELELDPPKVNPESDRTSAAWYQGILGQEDLFEIDPIRATFLKQIHDIVQRKLKIMQDNSLSTETKLHQIQNLSLNTPSGPILLEDLALTFTYSPSSRIFGFTSVELVENGADIEVNIDNVEEYSDLTTAFSLDKGISRQLDAFHRGFSTVFPIEKLSAFSPEEIRIMLCGDQNPKWTREDLLNYTEPKLGYTRDSPGFQRFINVLVDMTPEERKAFLQFTTGCSSLPPGGLANLYPRLTVVRKVDAGEGSYPSVNTCVHYLKLPDYPTEELLKERLIAATREKGFHLN, encoded by the exons ATGGCAGACGTGGACCCGGAGACATTGCTTGAATGGCTTAACATGGGCCAAGGCGATGAACGGGATATGCAACTTATTGCACTTGAACAACTATGTATGCTGCTCTTAATGTCGGATAATGTTGACCGAtgttttgaaag ttgccCACCACGTAATTTTTTGCCAGCTCTGTGTCGTATATTTTTGGATGAATGTGCGCCAGACTCTGTATTGGAAGTAACAGCTCGTGCGATTACCTACTATTTAGATGTATCCGCAGAATGTACTCGACGTATTGTTGCTATGGAAGGGGCTGTACGTGCCATATGCTCCCGCCTTGCTGTTGCTGAAACTGCATCACGCACTAGCCGAGATTTAGCTGAACAATGTGTTAAAGTATTGGAATTAATTTGTACTAGAGAAGCTGGAGCTGTTTTTGATGCTGGAGGACTACATTGTATTCTTAGTTTTATTAAAGATAAtg GATCTCGAGTTCATAAAGATACATTACATTCAGCTATGACCGTTGTAACACGTTTATGTGGTAAATTAGAACCAGCAGATGCATCTTTACTGTCATGCGTCCGAAGTTTAAGTACTTTGTTACGCCATGATGATAATTATGTTGCTGAAGGTGCACTACGGTGTTTTGCATCTGTTGCTGATAGATTTACACGACGTGGAGTTGATCCAGCACCATTAGCTCAACAtg ggTTGGTCgatgaattattaataagatTATCGAATGCGGGTGGAGTAAATGTGGGAGCTGGAGGTACAAGTGGAGGAAATCAAGGTACACCAGGTAAAATAGCACCACCTGGAGCAACATCGTCAGCACCTTCAAATGAATCAAAAGTGACTGCAGCTTCTATTTCTACAACAATTAGCTTATTATCAACACTCTGTCGTGGCTCACCCAGTATTACACAT GATTTATTAAGGTCTGAATTACCTGATGCCATTGAAAAAGCATTAAAAGGCGATGAACGTTGTGCTTTGGATTGTATGCGTCTTGTAGATTTGTTGTTAGTGTTATTATTCGAAGGGCGACGTGCTCTTGGACGTCCACATATTGGTACATCCAATTCAATGCAATTACTTCCACGATTACGACGTTTAGATTCAGCTGCAGAAAAAACACATAGACAATTGATTGATTGCATTCGCTCAAAAGACACTGATGCATTAATTGAGGCTATCGATACTGGTGGTATTGATGTGAATTTTATGGATGATGTGGGTCAAACTTTACTTAATTGGGCATCGGCATTTGGAACCCAAGAAATGGTTGAATTTCTTTGTGACAGAG gtgctGATGTGAATAAAGGACAACGCAGTTCATCTCTACATTACGCTGCATGTTTTGGACGGCCAGGAATAGCTCGTGTGTTATTACGTCATGGTGCAAATCCAGATTTACGAGATGAGGATGGCAAAACACCTTTAGATAAAGCTAGAGAAAGAGTCGATGAAG GCCATCGAGAAGTAGCTACAATTTTACAATCTCCAGGTGAGTGGATGGTGGCTTCCGAACGTAGCCATAAACGATCTGGTTCAGAATCAGAAACAGGTGAAGAAAGTGGTGAAAATAATGAACCAAGAGGTGATCCTGAAATGGCACCAGTGTATTTACGTGCATTATTACCCGTATTTTGTCATGCTTTTCAAGCGAGTATGTTAGGATCGGTTAGACGTGGAAGTTTAGgattaattagaaaaatggtACATTATATTCAACCTAATCAATTGGTGGAGTTATGTAGTCCAGAATCACCTACACATACTGTCGCTACATCATTAGTAGAAGTAATCGCTGTTGTTTTAGATAATGAG ATGTCGTATAGTTGGCCGTGTGCTGTCCCTCTCGCCCCTGCCCCATTGACCAGCCAGGCGACCCCAGTGGTGGGTCCCGGGCTTGGGTTGTTAGTGCGTTCGCTTCGCGTCCGCACCTTGCATGACAAGCTCATTGTTCACGGTGCCCCCATG gaAGATGAAGATGGACACTTAGtagttttatcaataatatccGATTTAATGGCAAAAGCACAAGATATATTCTTAGATCACTTCGCTCGGCTTGGTGTATTTTCAAAGGTTCAAGCTTTAGCCGGTCCATTGGATTCACCAGAAATTAAAGATTCACCTGAAATAACTATTGAAG ATCAAAATGAAGCATCATCAACAAGTGCAATAGGTAGTTTAGCCAATCAAGAGGATGCAAAAGAAATATTACCTGGTAAAGCATATCATTGGCGTGATTGGAGTATTTGCCGTGGACGTGATTGTCTATATGTATGGTCAGATGCAGCTGCTTTAGAATTATCAAATGGATCCAATGGTTGGTTTAGATTTATATTGGATGGTAAATTAGCAACAATGTATTCTAGTGGATCGCCAGAAGGTGGAACTGATAGTTCAG GCAAAGGAAGAAATACCGATTCTCTTACCACTGAAG AAAATCGAGGAGAATTCTTAGAGAAATTACAACGCGCTCGAGCTGCGGTCAAACCGTCTGGAGGTAGTCAACCAATTTTATCTCGTATTGGATCTACACGCCTTGTAGTTGGAAATTGGGCGTTAACAAGTAGAAAAGAAGCCgaattacatatacataattgTGATGGACAACAGCAAGCCACCATTTTACGTGAAGATCTACCAGggtttatttttgaatcaaatcGTGGTACTAAACATTCATTTACAGCTGAAACTAGTTTAG gACCTGAATTTGCTGGTGGGTGGGCAAACAAAAAAGGCAAACGTTTACGTTCAAAAGCTGAagcattaaaacaaaaagtccACCAAGAagcattaaatatatataacacatactTCAAAGTAGCTCAATCACAACCACGTGGTGTTGTAGCAAAATTAGGTAATATTGTTGCACAAATGGAACGTGCTTGTCAAAAACAAAGTCAAGGTGGTAAAATATGGAAAGAATTATTACAAGAAGCATTATATGAATTACGTCAATTATTACATGAAGAAGGTGTTGTTAGTGCATATGAAATGCATAGTTCTGGTTTAGTACAAGCATTACTTGcattattatcaacaaattatTGGGACCATGGATTACGTTCtcacaaatcaaataaatatcaaaaacaacGTGTCCAAGTGTTTAAAGAATGTTTTAGCAATGAAACTGATTCAATATCAATATTAGTCCATAAATTAATCGCAGTTTTAGAAAGTATAGAAaaattacctatttatttatatgatacaCCTGGATCCGGGGGCTATGGTTTACAAATATTAACACGTAGATTAcgatttaaattagaaaaagcaTCTGGCGAAAGTACATTAATTGATCGATCTGGTCGTAGTTTAAAAATGGAACCATTAAGTACTGTTGCACAATTAGaacgatatttattaaaaatggttgCAAAACAATGGTACGATTTTGAACGTGgtacatttcaatttttgaaaaagttaaaagaaTCTAAATATCAACAATTCCATCATCAACATGATTTCGATGAGAatggtttaatatattttattggaactaaTGGTAAAACTAGTCCCGAATGGGTGAATCCAGGTCAATATGGCTTAGTTATGATTACAAGTTCTGAAGGAAGAAATTTACCATATGGACGTTTAGAAGATATATTATCTAGAGATATGTCAGCATTAAATTGTCACACAAATGATGATAAACGAGCATGGTTTGCGATTGATTTAGGAATGTACATAATACCTACTTGCTATACATTACGGCATGCTCGTGGATATGGTCGGTCAGCTTTACGAAATTGGTTATTCCAAATGTCTCGTGATAGTATTAATTGGACAACGCTTTACACCCACACAGATGATATTACCTTGAATGAACCTGGATCCACTGGAACATGGCCTATTGATATACCTGCGGATGAGAAACAAGGATGGCGACATGTACGTATTCAACAATATGGTAAAAATGCATCAGGACAAACACATTATTTAAGTTTATCAGGATTTGAAATATATGGACAAGTAGTGAGTGTTTGTGAAGATTTAGGTAAAGTAGCGAAAGAAGTTGAAGCAAATTTACGAAAACAACGACGTTTACTTCGTACACAAATGTTAAAACATATACAACCTGGTGCAAAAGTTGTTCGTGGTATTGATTGGAAATGGCGTGATCAAGATGGTTCACCTCCAGGTGAAGGCACTATAACTAGTGAATTGCATAATGGTTGGGTTGATATTACATGGGATCATGGTGGTTCAAATTCATATCGAATGGGCGCTGAGG GTAGTAAGAGTAAAGAAAATAAGGAAAAACAGAGTGTATTAACCAGCCGTAAATCAAGTTCAACTCCCAGTTTACCAGATGCAActgaaaatcaaattaaaacgtCTGTTGCATCAACAGATCAAGCTGCATCTGCTGATAATTTAGCAGCAAAACAAGCAGCAGAAGCAATTGCTGAAAGTGTATTATCTGTAGCACGTGCAGAAGCTGTTGTTGCCGTTGGATCTGAAGGTTCTCAGGCAAGTAATAATCAAGCAGAGCTCTCAGTTGTTGTACACGCTCTCCGTGATCCACATAACGACTTATCATCAATCAATAATTCATCAATTTCCGGAGATTTGGCTACAATTGTTGAAAGTTTATCTTTATCCGATACTAAATGTTCACAACAaacaaataatcataatatactCCGAAAACAATCGAGTATGGGTGGTGGAACAACTGTGGATGACAATAAACCTCATAGCTCATCAAATGATGGTGGAAAATATAGTTTTGCATCGATTACATCATCTAACTTTAATAAGCGtggtaataaaatatcaaatagtgGTTCTAGTTCAACAACTCAACAATCGATAACTAGTCACAATTTTGTTGAAGCTGTTGAAGCATTAGATAAAATTCGTGAAACTGGTACAACTGATTTATTAcgtaataatacaaataatttcttatcAAGTGAAATGTTGCCTTCAACAGTATTAAAAGCTACAACACAACCCGCAAATTCAATTGGGTTAATGACAACGTTAACACCATCTGTACGAATTTCTATGGCAGGAACTGGCGGAAGTGGTGGTACCACAACTGAAATAACAGATAACAACGATGAAAAATCTACTCGAAAACCTACACGAAAGTTCTTTACAGATAGTGATGAGAATCCTGATTCAAAGTCAGCTCGTAAATTTTTCACAAGTCCAGATATTCATTCAAAAGATGCGTGTGATAAGGAGGATGTTGAAATTACGAATAGTAATAACGCAAGAAATAGTTCAAATTGTCCAATAGTTGTTACAAATCCTATGAGTGTTAGTGTACCTAATCTAACATCAACCGAAAGTACAAGTCAAATAGAACCATCCGCCACAGCTGGattattagaaacatttgcagCAATGGCCCGTAGACGAACATTAGGAGCTGTGAATTCAGGCACCGTTTCTAATGTTAATGCAAATAATGTAAACAACGGAATGATAACGAATgtttcaaataatcaaaatgcATGTGGAAACACATTATTCCCACGTGGACCAAGTTCTGTATCAAGCTTAGTTCGTTTAGCGTTATCAAGTAATTTTCCAAGTGGTTTGTTAAGTGCAGCTCAAAGTTATCCAAGTTTGTCCAGTGGTAACGCAGCTACAGGTGTTGCAACGGTGGCAAGTTCTGGTGGTGGAGGAGTGGGTGCTCAAGGATCTCAAGCTGTTGGTAGTTTAGGTCAGGCACTCACAATGAGCCTAACATCAACTAGCAGTGATAGTGAACAAGTATCTCTAGAAGATTTCCTCGAATCATGTCGTGCACCAACTCTGTTAGCTGAGTTGGATGACGATGATGAAATGGGTGATGATGATGAAAACGATGATGACGAAAATGAAGACGATGCTGATTACGAAGAAGTAATGGTGTCACgtaatttattatcattcatGGAAGAAGAAGGTGGAAGTTGTTATGAAACTCGATCGGGAAAACGACGATCATGGGATGATGAATTTGTTTTACGTCGATCTTTTTCAGCGCTAATTCCTGCATTTGATCCACGACCTGGACGAACTAATGTTAATCAAACGACTGATTTGGAAATTCCATCACCTGGCTCAGAACAAATGAGTGATAATGctgaaaatgaattaattccACAACCTagattacaattaatattacgCGGTCCAAATTTACCTGGTATACCTGATGTTGAAATTGAATTATCAGATTCAACATGGACAATATTTAAATCTGTAcaagaattaattcaattagCTGAATTAGGATCTAAACAAGAGAAATTAAGACGAATATGGGAACCTAGTTAtgt GATAATATATCGAGAAATTAAAGATGATAACAATGAGAATGAAGAAGGCCGAACTACACCAGTTGTTACATTATTTTCACGAAGTGGTAGTGGAAGTGTCGCAGGTACTACTCTATCACCTGGCACTCCAGTTCCTGGAACACCATCCGTATCTAGTTGTACTGTAGAAGATGTTTTACAATTGTTACGACATTTATATGTAATTACCACCTCTTCCGAGgtatattcagaaaatttacgttccgaattattattaaatactacaGTATCATCATCTAGAGACTTATCACCAGAAGAATTTATgagtaaaaaattaacgaataaattattacaacaaatccaAGATCCATTAGTGTTATCTAGTTCAAGTTTACCAACTTGGTGTGAAGAATTAAATCAATCATGCCCATTCCTATTTCCTTTTGAAACACGACAATTATACTTCAATTGTACAGCATTTGGAGCATCAAGAAGTATTGTTTGGCTACAAACACAACGAGATGTTACATTGGAACGACAACGAGCACCTGGTTTATCACCAAGACGAGATGATCCACATGAATTCCGTGTAGGTCGATTAAAACATGAACGTGTCAAAGTACCTCGAGGTGATGATTTATTCGAATGGGCTTTCCAAGTAATGAAAGTACATTCTGATCGTAAATCAATATTAGAAGTTGAATTTATCGGTGAAGAAGGTACAGGACTTGGTCCAACTTTAGAATTCTATGCATTAGTAGCTGCTGAATTTCAACGTCGTGATTTGGGTATGTGGATATGTGACGATGAAACTGATTATATGCAACAATCAATTGATTTGGGTGAAGGTACAAAACCACCTGGATATTATGTTCGTCGTTCAACTGGTCTATTCCCAGCACCACTCCCACAAAATTCAGACATATGTGATAatgtaataaagtatttttggTTTTTGGGTGTATTTTTAGCTAAAGTTTTACAAGATAATAGACTTGTTGATTTACCTTTATCGcatgcatttttaaaattaatgtgtcATGGTGAAATACGAAATAATGTTAACGAACGTATCGGATTGGTTAGTTTACGACGAGATATTGAAGATGATGTTATGACATCTAGTTTAATATCAGAAGAAAGTGAAAAAGAATTAGAATTAGATCCACCAAAAGTTAATCCAGAAAGTGATCGAACATCTGCGGCGTGGTATCAAGGGATATTAGGACAAGAAGATCTATTTGAAATTGATCCAATACGTGCAACATTCTTAAAACAAATTCATGATATTGTACaacgtaaattaaaaataatgcaggaTAATAGTTTATCAACTGAAACAAAATTacatcaaatacaaaatttaagtttaaatacaCCATCTGGACCTATTTTACTTGAAGATTTAGCTTTAACATTTACATATTCACCTAGTTCACGAATATTTGGTTTTACATCAGTGGAATTAGTTGAAAATGGTGCTGATATTGAAGTGAATATTGATAATGTTGAGGAGTATTCTGATCTCACAACAGCGTTCAGTTTAGATAAAGGCATTTCTAGACAATTAGACGCTTTTCATAGAGGTTTTTCAACTGTATTTcctattgaaaaattatctgCATTTAGTCCAGAAGAAATTCGTATTATGTTATGTGGTGATCAAAATCCAAAATGGACTAGAgaagatttattaaattataccgAGCCAAAATTAGGATATACACGAGATAG tccCGGTTTCCAACGTTTCATCAACGTTCTAGTGGATATGACACCCGAAGAGCGTAAAGCATTTTTACAATTCACAACTGGTTGTAGTTCATTACCACCAGGTGGTTTAGCGAATTTATATCCACGTTTAACTGTGGTGCGCAAAGTAGATGCTGGTGAAGGTTCATATCCATCTGTGAATACATGTGTGCATTACTTAAAGTTACCAGACTATCCAACAgaagaattattaaaagaacGATTAATTGCAGCCACTAGAGAAAAAGGTTTTCatctcaattaa